From one Chryseobacterium sp. 3008163 genomic stretch:
- a CDS encoding sugar O-acetyltransferase, with product MNNLNEKEKMLGGEIYDATDELLIQERNLCKDLCFEYNHLQPSKIEERKALIKKLFGKTTENFHIEQPFYCDYGYNIEIGENFYTNVNVVILDCAKVTFGDNVFIAPNCGFYTAGHPFDVEQRNKALEYAYPITVGNNVWIGAGCSILPGVTIGDNTVIGAGSVVTKDIPSNVLAVGNPCKVIREI from the coding sequence ATGAATAATCTGAACGAAAAAGAAAAAATGCTGGGCGGAGAAATTTATGATGCCACCGATGAACTTTTGATACAAGAAAGAAATCTTTGCAAAGATCTCTGTTTTGAGTACAATCACCTTCAACCTTCAAAAATTGAGGAAAGAAAAGCATTAATTAAAAAACTCTTCGGAAAAACGACAGAAAATTTCCATATCGAACAGCCTTTTTATTGCGACTACGGTTATAATATTGAGATTGGCGAGAATTTTTACACCAACGTGAATGTTGTCATTCTAGATTGTGCAAAAGTGACTTTCGGAGATAACGTTTTTATCGCTCCCAACTGCGGATTTTACACGGCTGGTCATCCTTTCGATGTCGAGCAACGCAATAAGGCTTTGGAATATGCTTACCCAATTACAGTAGGAAATAATGTCTGGATTGGCGCTGGCTGCAGCATTCTTCCCGGAGTTACGATTGGCGATAATACCGTTATCGGAGCGGGAAGTGTGGTCACAAAAGATATTCCTTCCAATGTTTTGGCTGTGGGAAATCCATGTAAAGTAATCAGAGAAATTTAG
- a CDS encoding DUF1349 domain-containing protein, with protein MKKIILSSIIALNLFQGLKAQSLEKMTWFNEPQQWEIKDKKLIMNVTPQSDYWRISHYGFTVDDAPFYYSTYGGEFETKVKITGDYKARFDQMGLMLRIDEQNYIKAGVEFVDGKFNLSTVVTHKTSDWSVIVLEKTPPFVWIKAVRRLDAVEIFYSFDDKEYVMMRNAYLQDNTPVQVGFMAASPDGKGFKATFENFSVKHLPDQRRLEWLNKNQ; from the coding sequence ATGAAAAAAATAATACTATCATCAATCATAGCATTGAATTTATTTCAAGGTTTAAAAGCGCAGTCTTTAGAAAAAATGACTTGGTTCAACGAACCTCAGCAATGGGAAATCAAAGACAAAAAACTCATCATGAACGTCACGCCGCAAAGTGATTACTGGCGAATTTCACATTACGGTTTTACAGTGGATGATGCCCCATTTTATTACTCAACTTACGGCGGAGAATTTGAAACCAAAGTGAAAATCACCGGAGATTATAAAGCCCGTTTCGACCAAATGGGATTAATGTTGAGAATTGACGAACAAAACTACATCAAGGCCGGAGTAGAATTTGTAGACGGAAAATTCAATCTAAGCACTGTCGTTACGCATAAAACCAGTGATTGGAGTGTCATCGTTCTCGAAAAAACACCTCCATTTGTCTGGATAAAAGCAGTGAGAAGGCTCGATGCTGTTGAGATTTTCTACTCATTCGACGATAAAGAATATGTGATGATGCGTAATGCATATTTGCAAGACAATACTCCCGTTCAAGTAGGATTTATGGCAGCAAGTCCTGATGGAAAAGGCTTCAAAGCAACTTTCGAAAACTTCTCTGTCAAACATCTTCCCGACCAGCGCCGTCTGGAATGGCTGAACAAGAATCAATAG
- a CDS encoding response regulator transcription factor, with translation MKPIQSDLNEKLLQQEFASTFESENLQLKKSKEIAQNFVDLENGIAVLSDLQNNKSYVYSGKLADELNIFQEQNTQEIESIWEEELFAKLNSEDVLQKHLLELQFFQFIKTIPFEQHKDYCVVSRLRIADNQKQKAILHKMFYFTNANNKNVELALCLYHFDFLNSSLHHGMIINTANSSVIHQTEAGNSSFLSVREKEILKMIQDGKRSKEIAELLFISINTVNRHRQNVLEKLRVGNMTEACMMAVKLRWI, from the coding sequence ATGAAACCCATCCAATCCGATCTCAACGAAAAACTTCTGCAACAAGAATTCGCTTCCACTTTCGAAAGCGAAAACCTACAGCTTAAAAAATCTAAGGAAATTGCCCAAAATTTTGTGGATTTAGAAAATGGAATTGCAGTTTTGAGTGACCTTCAAAACAATAAAAGTTATGTTTACTCAGGAAAATTGGCAGATGAATTGAATATTTTTCAAGAGCAAAATACTCAGGAAATTGAAAGTATTTGGGAAGAAGAACTTTTCGCAAAATTAAATTCTGAAGATGTTTTACAGAAGCATTTGCTTGAACTTCAGTTTTTTCAGTTCATTAAAACGATTCCTTTTGAACAGCACAAAGATTATTGTGTGGTGAGCAGATTAAGAATTGCTGATAACCAAAAGCAGAAAGCAATTTTGCACAAAATGTTCTACTTCACAAATGCCAATAATAAAAATGTAGAACTGGCACTTTGCCTCTATCATTTTGATTTTCTAAACTCTTCTCTTCATCACGGGATGATTATCAATACGGCAAATAGTTCAGTCATTCATCAGACAGAGGCAGGAAATTCATCGTTTTTATCAGTTCGTGAAAAGGAAATTTTGAAAATGATTCAGGATGGAAAAAGAAGCAAGGAAATTGCTGAATTACTTTTCATCAGCATCAATACCGTAAACCGTCACCGACAGAATGTTTTGGAGAAACTTCGTGTTGGAAATATGACTGAAGCCTGTATGATGGCGGTAAAGTTGAGATGGATTTAA